In Gossypium hirsutum isolate 1008001.06 chromosome D06, Gossypium_hirsutum_v2.1, whole genome shotgun sequence, one genomic interval encodes:
- the LOC107941599 gene encoding uncharacterized protein encodes MVVNRRLARSMNMEIYSRRLETFRVTENIGRRPRSYGVDLRNRQCECRKFETIHYPCAHIVAACAKVNLDVEQYVDDVYTLERTLRVWENEFPVLPDLSMWEVSPMTFDLIPDRGLRRNPRGRLQSSRIRNEMDIREKFDGKRCGIYRLSGHSRNKCLNRNFHFGQSSGSG; translated from the coding sequence ATGGTCGTAAACCGTCGGTTGGCGAGGTCAATGAACATGGAAATATATTCACGACGACTGGAAACGTTTCGAGTTACTGAGAACATCGGTCGTCGacctaggtcctacggagttgatctccgGAACAGACAGTGCGAGTGCAGGAAGTTTGAAACAATTCATTATCCCTGTGCACATATCGTGGCGGCGTGTGCTAAAGTCAACCTTGATGTTGAACAAtatgtcgatgatgtgtacacgcTGGAGCGCACATTGCGTGTCTGGGAGAATGAGTTCCCCGTCCTGCCGGACCTATCTATGTGGGAGGTGTCGCCGATGACTTTCGATCTGATCCCAGACAGAGGGCTAAGGAGGAATCCAAGGGGTCGTCTGCAGTCAAGCAGAATCCGTAATGAGATGGACATTAGGGAAAAATTTGATGGAAAGCGTTGTGGAATATACCGGTTAAGTGGTCATAGCCGGAATAAATGTCTTAACCgaaactttcattttggtcagTCGTCCGGATCGGGGTGA